A stretch of the Vitis riparia cultivar Riparia Gloire de Montpellier isolate 1030 chromosome 13, EGFV_Vit.rip_1.0, whole genome shotgun sequence genome encodes the following:
- the LOC117929117 gene encoding probable zinc metalloprotease EGY2, chloroplastic has translation MNFPATFRGNFNPLSHCSSCCDLRFQPFLSFPIVSRQKRCRISNLQVHRVSRLGSRRRPRIVCGVTETETEPENNNDEEKAHEDGGMPPSTDSTVQNDPQLDSQPLVADQDKDQFGHNAMLNGDNMVNSDNQETEAQGNVQDSENLEVASGSPLPGVKPQVLDESIRIPKETIDILKDQVFGFDTFFVTNQEPYEGGVLFKGNLRGKAAKSYEKITIRMQDRFGDKYKLFLLINPEDDKPVAVVVPRNTLQPETTAVPEWFAAGAFGLVTVFTLFLRNVPALQSNLLSVFDNPNLLMDGLPGALVTALVLGTHEISHILVARSTGIKLGVPYFVPSWQIGSFGAITRILNIVPNREDLLKVAAAGPIAGFSLGLVLLLLGFLLPPSDGIGVVVDASVFHESLLAGGIAKLLLGDVLKEGTPISVNPLVIWAWAGLLINAINSIPAGELDGGRISFAIWGRKASARFTAASIALLGLSSLFNDVAFYWVVLIFFLQRGPIAPLSEEITDPDDKYVALGIVVLLLGLLVCLPYPFPFTNEVTVSF, from the exons ATGAATTTTCCAGCAACTTTTCGCGGGAATTTCAATCCCTTGTCGCACTGCAGTTCTTGCTGTGATCTTCGCTTTCAGCCCTTCCTTTCTTTTCCGATTGTCTCGCGCCAGAAACGATGTCGTATCAGCAATTTGCAGGTGCACCGGGTTTCAAG GTTAGGTTCTCGAAGGAGGCCAAGGATTGTTTGCGGCGTGACTGAGACAGAAACGGAACCGGAAAACAATAACGATGAG GAAAAAGCACATGAAGATGGAGGAATGCCACCTTCCACTGATTCAACTGTGCAAAATGACCCACAGCTCGATTCTCAGCCTCTAGTGGCTGATCag gACAAAGACCAGTTTGGACATAATGCGATGCTTAATGGGGACAACATGGTAAATAGTGATAATCAGGAAACTGAGGCCCAAGGCAATGTCCAG GATTCTGAGAATTTAGAAGTTGCAAGTGGATCACCTCTTCCAGGTGTGAAG CCACAGGTACTGGATGAATCAATCCGGATTCCTAAGGAGACAATTGATATTCTCAAGGATCAAGTGTTTGGGTTTGACACTTTTTTTGTGACAAATCAGGAGCCATATGAG GGTGGAGTATTGTTTAAGGGAAACCTCAGAGGGAAGGCTGCTAAAAGTTATGAAAAGATAACAATAAGGATGCAG GACAGATTTGGAgataaatataaactttttcttcttatcAATCCAGAGGATGATAAACCAGTGGCAGTTGTGGTTCCTAGAAATACCTTACAACCAGAGACAACTG CTGTTCCAGAATGGTTTGCAGCAGGGGCTTTTGGATTAGTAACAGTGTTTACCTTATTTCTCCGGAATGTGCCAGCATTACAGTCAAATTTATt ATCAGTGTTTGACAATCCAAATTTGTTAATGGATGGCCTCCCTGGAGCCCTTGTAACTGCACTTGTTTTGGGTACACATGAGATCAGCCACATTTTAGTTGCAAGAAGCACTGGGATTAAGCTTGGAGTGCCATACTTCGTTCCTAGTTGGCAG ATAGGCTCTTTTGGTGCTATCACAAGGATTTTAAACATTGTTCCCAACCGTGAGGATCTTCTGAAGGTTGCAGCAGCAGGACCTATAGCTGGCTTCTCCTTGGGACTTGTTCTTTTGCTTCTAGGATTCCTTTTACCACCCAGTGATGGTATTGGTGTTGTTGTTGATGCTTCTGTGTTTCACGAGTCACTTCTTGCTGGGGGTATTG CAAAGCTTCTTCTTGGAGATGTTCTCAAGGAAGGGACTCCCATATCTGTTAATCCACTTGTAATATGGGCATGGGCTGGGCTTCTCATCAATGCCATCAACAGCATCCCTGCTGGGGAACTAGATGGGGGCAGAATTTCTTTTGCCATATGGGGAAGAAAG GCTTCAGCTCGCTTCACAGCTGCCTCAATTGCACTTCTAGGACTATCCTCACTGTTCAATGATGTGGCATTTTATTGGGTGGTGCTGATATTTTTCTTACAAAGAGGGCCAATTGCTCCACTCTCTGAGGAAATTACTGATCCTGATGACAAGTATGTTGCCCTTGGAATTGTAGTTTTACTCTTAGGACTTTTGGTATGCTTACCCTACCCCTTCCCTTTCACAAATGAAGTCACCGTAAGTTTCTAG
- the LOC117927462 gene encoding auxin transporter-like protein 2 — MLPQRQAEEVMVSGLNETEGDEREEDKGDESQLSLKTLLWHGGSVYDAWFSCASNQVAQVLLTLPYSFSQLGMLSGVIFQIFYGILGSWTAYLISVLYIEYRSRKEKENVSFKNHVIQWFEVLDGLLGPYWKAMGLAFNCTFLLFGSVIQLIACASNIYYINDRLDKRTWTYIFGACCATTVFIPSFHNYRLWSFLGLGMTTYTAWYLTIAALVQGQVENVKHTGPTKLVLYFTGATNILYTFGGHAVTVEIMHAMWKPQKFKYIYLVATLYVFTLTIPSAVAVYWAFGDQLLDHSNAFSLLPQTGFRDAAVILMLIHQFITFGFACTPLYFVWEKVVGVHDTKSICLRALARLPVVIPIWFLAIIFPFFGPINSAVGALLVSFTVYIIPALAHMLTYRKASARKNAAEKPPFFLPSWSGMYMVNAFVVIWVFIVGFGFGGWASMNNFIKQVDTFGLFAKCYQCQPSSPHR; from the exons ATGCTACCTCAGAGACAAGCTGAAGAAGTCATGGTCTCCGGCCTCAACGAGACAGAGGGtgatgagagagaggaagacAAGGGAGACGAGAGCCAGCTCAGCCTCAAAACCCTTCTCTGGCATGGTGGGTCTGTTTACGATGCCTGGTTCAGCTGTGCATCAAACCAG GTTGCCCAGGTTCTGTTAACGTTGCCATACTCCTTCTCTCAATTGGGTATGCTCTCAGGAGTCATTTTTCAGATCTTCTATGGCATTCTCGGAAGCTGGACTGCCTATCTCATCAGTGTTCTTTACATTGAGTACCGCAGCAGGAAGGAGAAAGAGAACGTCAGCTTCAAGAATCATGTCATTCAG TGGTTTGAAGTGCTGGATGGTTTGTTGGGTCCCTACTGGAAAGCAATGGGATTGGCCTTCAACTGTACTTTCCTCCTTTTTGGATCCGTCATACAACTGATTGCTTGTGCAAG CAATATATACTACATAAATGATCGACTGGACAAGAGGACATGGACCTACATCTTCGGAGCTTGCTGTGCCACAACTGTCTTCATTCCTTCATTCCACAACTACAGGCTTTGGTCTTTTCTTGGTCTTGGTATGACCACTTACACTGCCTGGTATTTGACCATTGCAGCCCTGGTTCAAGGCCAg GTTGAAAATGTGAAGCACACAGGCCCTACTAAGCTGGTCCTGTATTTCACTGGGGCCACCAACATCCTCTACACTTTCGGCGGACACGCCGTCACTGT ggAAATCATGCATGCAATGTGGAAGCCTCAAAAATTCAAGTACATATACCTTGTTGCCACCCTATATGTATTCACCCTAACAATTCCATCGGCTGTTGCGGTATACTGGGCCTTTGGGGACCAACTCCTCGACCATTCCAATGCCTTTTCGCTCCTTCCCCAAACTGGATTCCGTGATGCTGCTGTGATCCTAATGCTCATCCACCAG TTCATTACATTTGGATTTGCTTGTACACCCCTGTATTTTGTGTGGGAGAAGGTGGTGGGGGTGCATGATACAAAGAGCATATGTTTAAGGGCACTCGCTCGGCTGCCAGTGGTCATACCGATATGGTTCTTGGCCATCATATTTCCTTTCTTTGGGCCCATTAATTCAGCTGTGGGGGCTCTTTTGGTCAGCTTCACCGTCTACATCATCCCAGCTCTTGCCCATATGCTCACTTACAGAAAGGCCTCAGCCAGAAAG AATGCAGCAGAGAAGCCCCCATTCTTCCTCCCAAGCTGGTCAGGAATGTATATGGTAAATGCATTTGTAGTCATCTGGGTCTTCATAGTTGGCTTCGGCTTTGGAGGGTGGGCTAGCATGAACAACTTCATCAAACAAGTCGATACTTTTGGGCTCTTTGCCAAGTGCTACCAGTGCCAACCCTCATCACCCCATCGTTGA
- the LOC117927725 gene encoding uncharacterized protein LOC117927725 isoform X3, whose protein sequence is MPPRRRAKKVGLKRMDAAVENMRLLGFSDELVRSTIKRLLESNGCNVAFACYLPQNERKREGKRNGTLDAVLFIVLFTNIVFNPPHPNGLFSSQTQTHSWKVYDGDAGWLFIEEGSYKLLIDTILDEQENGLLKGDSSEGKARDDNDTSSAAMPSTGVEDATSQTNEIV, encoded by the exons ATGCCGCCCAGAAGGAGGGCTAAAAAG GTGGGTCTCAAGCGAATGGACGCAGCCGTTGAAAATATGCGTCTTTTAGGGTTTTCAGATGAGTTGGTTCGCAGTACCATTAAGCGACTGTTGGAG TCAAATGGTTGTAACGTCGCGTTTGCCTGCTACTTGCCGCAAAATGAAAGGAAACGAGAAGGGAAGAGAAACGGAACTTTGGATGCTGtgctttttattgttttgttcaCAAATATAGTATTCAACCCGCCTCACCCAAATGGTCTTTTTAGTTCTCAGACTCAGACTCATTCCTGGAAG GTTTATGATGGAGATGCTGGGTGGCTTTTCATTGAAGAGGGTTCTTACAAGCTCCTAATTGACACCATTCTTGATGAACAAGAGAATGGTTTGTTGAAG GGTGATTCATCAGAAGGCAAGGCAAGAGATGATAATGACACGTCATCTGCTGCTATGCCCTCGACTGGAGTTGAAGACGCAACATCACAGACCAATGAAATAG TATGA
- the LOC117927725 gene encoding uncharacterized protein LOC117927725 isoform X1, giving the protein MPPRRRAKKVGLKRMDAAVENMRLLGFSDELVRSTIKRLLESNGCNVAFACYLPQNERKREGKRNGTLDAVLFIVLFTNIVFNPPHPNGLFSSQTQTHSWKVYDGDAGWLFIEEGSYKLLIDTILDEQENGLLKGDSSEGKARDDNDTSSAAMPSTGVEDATSQTNEIGSEDCNPPAAEERTNERDISLDQNPLHTPPHLISSSAPIDSLLMQRRRRFCGWISDNEPNDICTKQLIPATMMQLEKLIRGTDTNSKSRWDEKPE; this is encoded by the exons ATGCCGCCCAGAAGGAGGGCTAAAAAG GTGGGTCTCAAGCGAATGGACGCAGCCGTTGAAAATATGCGTCTTTTAGGGTTTTCAGATGAGTTGGTTCGCAGTACCATTAAGCGACTGTTGGAG TCAAATGGTTGTAACGTCGCGTTTGCCTGCTACTTGCCGCAAAATGAAAGGAAACGAGAAGGGAAGAGAAACGGAACTTTGGATGCTGtgctttttattgttttgttcaCAAATATAGTATTCAACCCGCCTCACCCAAATGGTCTTTTTAGTTCTCAGACTCAGACTCATTCCTGGAAG GTTTATGATGGAGATGCTGGGTGGCTTTTCATTGAAGAGGGTTCTTACAAGCTCCTAATTGACACCATTCTTGATGAACAAGAGAATGGTTTGTTGAAG GGTGATTCATCAGAAGGCAAGGCAAGAGATGATAATGACACGTCATCTGCTGCTATGCCCTCGACTGGAGTTGAAGACGCAACATCACAGACCAATGAAATAG GAAGTGAAGACTGTAATCCACCAGCTGCAGAAGAAAGAACCAATGAGAGAGACATCAGTTTGGACCAAAACCCTCTTCACACTCCTCCACACTTGATTAGCTCCTCAGCACCAATAGATAGTCTTCTAATGCAAAGGCGCAGACGTTTCTGTGGGTGGATCAGTGATAATGAGCCTAATGATATTTGTACCAAGCAACTCATACCAGCTACAATGATGCAATTGGAAAAGCTGATACGTGGTACGGATACAAATAGCAAAAGCAGGTGGGATGAGAAGCCTGAATGA
- the LOC117927725 gene encoding probable inactive histone-lysine N-methyltransferase SUVR1 isoform X2, with protein MPPRRRAKKVGLKRMDAAVENMRLLGFSDELVRSTIKRLLEVYDGDAGWLFIEEGSYKLLIDTILDEQENGLLKGDSSEGKARDDNDTSSAAMPSTGVEDATSQTNEIGSEDCNPPAAEERTNERDISLDQNPLHTPPHLISSSAPIDSLLMQRRRRFCGWISDNEPNDICTKQLIPATMMQLEKLIRGTDTNSKSRWDEKPE; from the exons ATGCCGCCCAGAAGGAGGGCTAAAAAG GTGGGTCTCAAGCGAATGGACGCAGCCGTTGAAAATATGCGTCTTTTAGGGTTTTCAGATGAGTTGGTTCGCAGTACCATTAAGCGACTGTTGGAG GTTTATGATGGAGATGCTGGGTGGCTTTTCATTGAAGAGGGTTCTTACAAGCTCCTAATTGACACCATTCTTGATGAACAAGAGAATGGTTTGTTGAAG GGTGATTCATCAGAAGGCAAGGCAAGAGATGATAATGACACGTCATCTGCTGCTATGCCCTCGACTGGAGTTGAAGACGCAACATCACAGACCAATGAAATAG GAAGTGAAGACTGTAATCCACCAGCTGCAGAAGAAAGAACCAATGAGAGAGACATCAGTTTGGACCAAAACCCTCTTCACACTCCTCCACACTTGATTAGCTCCTCAGCACCAATAGATAGTCTTCTAATGCAAAGGCGCAGACGTTTCTGTGGGTGGATCAGTGATAATGAGCCTAATGATATTTGTACCAAGCAACTCATACCAGCTACAATGATGCAATTGGAAAAGCTGATACGTGGTACGGATACAAATAGCAAAAGCAGGTGGGATGAGAAGCCTGAATGA